Proteins encoded together in one bacterium BMS3Abin11 window:
- the hda gene encoding DnaA regulatory inactivator Hda: protein MTIKQSQMALDISLRDKVCFDSFVTGHNAELEQHLIRVAEGKEVLAPLFIWGESGGGKSHLLNSCYLLAEENRQSPWFVSLSDLPAEKGSEAILSDLGDYDIYLIDGLDTIAGMAGWEERLFQLCNLARDRDKSIIISAIKPPTSLDLGLRDLVTRLMSGLTYQVLPLGDEQKITALQERASDRGFEISEEAVKFILNRHRRETGNLFKILDQIDRASLEQKRLITIPFLRSLELE, encoded by the coding sequence ATGACAATAAAACAGAGTCAGATGGCACTGGATATTTCATTACGGGACAAGGTTTGTTTTGACAGTTTCGTTACTGGCCATAACGCAGAGCTGGAGCAGCATCTGATCAGGGTGGCCGAAGGAAAGGAAGTGCTGGCGCCCCTGTTTATCTGGGGTGAATCCGGCGGTGGTAAGAGCCATTTACTGAATTCCTGTTATCTGCTTGCCGAAGAGAACAGGCAAAGCCCCTGGTTTGTTTCGCTATCTGATTTGCCTGCTGAAAAAGGCAGTGAAGCTATCCTTTCCGATCTCGGTGACTACGATATTTATCTAATCGATGGCCTTGATACCATTGCGGGCATGGCTGGATGGGAAGAAAGATTATTTCAGCTCTGTAACCTGGCCCGTGACAGGGATAAGTCGATCATTATTTCGGCAATCAAGCCACCAACTAGTCTGGATCTGGGTCTGCGTGATCTGGTAACACGCTTGATGTCAGGTTTAACCTATCAGGTGTTACCGCTGGGCGATGAGCAGAAAATCACCGCTCTGCAGGAACGGGCCTCTGATCGAGGCTTCGAGATCTCCGAGGAAGCAGTAAAGTTTATTCTAAACCGTCATCGGCGAGAGACAGGAAATTTGTTCAAAATACTTGATCAAATTGACAGGGCCAGTCTGGAGCAAAAAAGGCTGATTACAATTCCGTTTTTGCGGTCGCTGGAACTGGAATGA
- the arsC gene encoding arsenate reductase — MTVTIYHNPRCSKSRATMEFLEEKGIEAKIIKYMDTPPDEATLKELLAMLGMTPRELMRKHEAVFKDAGLDDPTFTDEELIEAMAQCPSLMERPIVVNNGKAVLARPPEAVLDIL; from the coding sequence ATGACAGTTACTATTTACCACAACCCACGTTGCAGCAAGTCACGCGCAACAATGGAATTTCTGGAGGAGAAAGGCATAGAAGCCAAAATCATTAAATATATGGACACCCCACCAGATGAAGCCACTCTTAAAGAATTGCTTGCAATGCTGGGTATGACTCCGCGTGAACTAATGAGAAAACATGAAGCCGTTTTCAAGGATGCAGGGCTGGATGACCCAACATTTACCGATGAAGAACTGATAGAGGCCATGGCTCAGTGCCCCAGCCTGATGGAGCGACCGATCGTTGTAAATAATGGAAAGGCTGTCCTGGCACGTCCACCTGAGGCAGTGCTGGACATACTCTAA
- the rfbB gene encoding dTDP-glucose 4,6-dehydratase, which translates to MLEFQVDSTQVTEEMKVLITGGAGFIGAALAHRLLDRGDTVHTIDTLNDYYEVSLKEARLARLTGKPGFSFEKIDISDRAAIKKLFETHRFDAVMNLAAQAGVRYSLENPAAYVDANLVGFGNILEGCRHSKVGHLVFASSSSVYGSNTKLPYSENDAVDHQVSLYAASKKAGELMAHTYAHLYRLPCTGLRFFTVYGPWGRPDMAFFKFTKAMLNGEKIPVFNYGKMIRDFTYIDDTVEGVIRVIDKPAEPDPAFSHDDPVPSSSDAPYRIYNIGNGRPVKLLRYIEVLEDSLGIKADMEMLPMQDGDVKATTADTSALERDFGYKPGITVEEGLREFASWYREYYG; encoded by the coding sequence ATGTTAGAATTTCAGGTTGATTCGACACAGGTGACAGAAGAAATGAAGGTTTTGATTACAGGAGGTGCCGGGTTCATCGGAGCCGCATTGGCGCACAGACTGCTGGATCGCGGTGATACAGTGCACACAATTGATACGCTTAACGATTACTATGAGGTCTCGCTCAAAGAAGCCAGGCTGGCAAGGTTGACCGGCAAACCCGGTTTTTCTTTTGAGAAAATAGATATCTCAGATAGAGCAGCTATTAAAAAGCTATTCGAGACACATCGGTTTGATGCCGTAATGAATCTCGCCGCCCAGGCAGGTGTGCGGTACTCGCTGGAGAACCCGGCGGCTTATGTTGACGCGAATCTGGTCGGTTTTGGCAATATACTGGAAGGCTGCCGGCATTCAAAAGTGGGGCATCTGGTTTTTGCCTCATCAAGTTCGGTCTATGGCTCTAATACCAAACTGCCGTATTCCGAGAATGATGCGGTGGATCATCAGGTTTCACTCTATGCCGCCAGCAAAAAAGCTGGTGAACTGATGGCCCATACCTATGCCCATCTTTATCGCCTACCCTGTACGGGCCTGCGATTTTTTACCGTCTATGGCCCGTGGGGCAGACCGGACATGGCCTTTTTCAAATTCACCAAAGCCATGCTGAATGGTGAGAAAATACCGGTATTCAATTACGGCAAGATGATCCGTGATTTTACCTATATCGATGATACCGTAGAAGGCGTTATCAGGGTAATCGATAAACCAGCGGAGCCGGATCCAGCATTCAGTCATGATGACCCTGTGCCGTCCTCCAGTGATGCGCCTTACCGGATATACAATATTGGGAATGGCCGACCGGTAAAACTGCTGCGTTATATTGAAGTACTGGAGGACTCGCTGGGCATCAAAGCCGACATGGAAATGCTGCCAATGCAGGATGGCGACGTGAAAGCGACCACCGCTGATACTTCGGCACTGGAAAGAGATTTTGGTTACAAACCTGGAATTACGGTAGAAGAAGGTTTGCGTGAATTTGCCAGCTGGTACAGAGAATACTATGGATAA
- the pgsA2 gene encoding putative CDP-diacylglycerol--glycerol-3-phosphate 3-phosphatidyl-transferase 2, which produces MPVLILLLHEQNYGWAFLVFLISGISDGLDGFIAKRFDMASELGAILDPLADKALIFSSYLMLMILGDLPFWLFLTVVFRDVLILVGSLIYVAFNGQVKMAPSYLSKLNTFTQIFLVVAILGQKTFGLDYTSFTDYLIYATFITTILSGVHYVWVWAVKEEIEMLDSANDDRNANKNR; this is translated from the coding sequence GTGCCGGTGTTGATTCTATTACTGCATGAACAGAATTACGGATGGGCCTTCCTTGTCTTTTTAATTTCAGGGATTTCCGATGGGCTGGACGGCTTCATTGCCAAGCGCTTTGATATGGCCAGTGAGCTTGGTGCTATACTGGATCCGCTGGCTGACAAGGCACTGATATTCAGCAGCTATCTGATGCTGATGATACTGGGTGATCTGCCATTCTGGTTATTTCTGACCGTCGTTTTCCGGGATGTGCTCATTCTGGTGGGGAGCCTGATTTATGTGGCGTTCAACGGCCAGGTCAAGATGGCACCGAGTTATTTGAGCAAGCTCAATACGTTTACGCAGATTTTCCTTGTGGTTGCTATCCTGGGGCAAAAAACCTTTGGTCTGGATTACACCTCCTTCACGGATTATTTAATCTATGCCACTTTTATAACAACGATACTCAGTGGTGTGCATTATGTCTGGGTATGGGCTGTGAAAGAGGAAATTGAAATGCTGGACAGTGCGAATGACGACCGAAATGCCAATAAAAACAGGTAG